The Streptomyces albofaciens JCM 4342 genome has a segment encoding these proteins:
- a CDS encoding protoporphyrinogen/coproporphyrinogen oxidase, which yields MNVPTTASAVGDGSAYRAADITGTARTTRTTRIARTNGTARPATAPGAQDSAGSTGTGRALARHVVVIGGGIAGLAAAHRLTGAGLRVTLLESTGRLGGKLRSGEIAGTPVDLGAEALRVPRPEAVDLAREVGLGDRLRVPAATDAALWTRGGLRPIPSCRGRDVLGRARTADTYEVSLRAAVPQLFEAARHDGALLTGVRRVRRRTAEQQRRLAEQRNAEERRRAAAREIAEERRLAEQRRIADRPRSGPFIPRPRPEFARTGPATGRPPGNASGSASGTAHTIPDLSRGGPDYLGLDGGAGTLAGAVADAVRAAGGAILRNTPALALTRTAYGWEVRTAARTLLCDGIVLATPAWSAATLLAAEAPLAAAELSEVAYASMALVTMAFRRSDLAGLTAFDGRCGFLVPPGDGHTIKASTFLTRKWDWLSERAKDLFVLRTSIGRYGQEEVLYLDDADLVAAALRDLGEATGLAARPVATDVTRWIGGLPHYAVGHPARVTRVRNGLSRLPGLRLCGAAYDGVGVADCVASGQRAADELIATTAA from the coding sequence ATGAACGTGCCGACGACCGCGTCCGCGGTAGGGGACGGTTCGGCGTACCGGGCAGCCGATATCACCGGTACCGCTCGAACCACCCGAACCACCCGAATCGCCCGAACCAACGGAACCGCCAGGCCCGCCACGGCGCCCGGGGCCCAGGACTCCGCCGGGTCCACAGGCACCGGGCGGGCGCTCGCGCGGCATGTCGTCGTCATCGGCGGCGGCATCGCGGGCCTCGCCGCCGCCCACCGGCTCACCGGCGCGGGTCTGCGCGTGACGCTGCTGGAGTCCACCGGCCGGCTCGGCGGCAAGCTGCGTTCGGGCGAGATCGCCGGGACGCCGGTCGACCTGGGCGCCGAGGCGCTGCGGGTGCCCCGGCCGGAAGCGGTGGACCTGGCGCGGGAGGTGGGCCTCGGCGACCGGCTGCGGGTCCCGGCCGCGACGGACGCCGCGCTGTGGACGCGGGGCGGGCTGCGGCCGATCCCGAGCTGCCGCGGGCGGGACGTCCTCGGCCGGGCCCGGACGGCCGACACGTACGAGGTGTCGCTGCGGGCCGCCGTGCCGCAGTTGTTCGAGGCGGCGCGGCACGACGGCGCGCTGCTGACCGGCGTACGGCGGGTACGCCGGCGGACGGCCGAACAGCAGCGGCGCCTGGCCGAACAGCGCAACGCGGAGGAGCGGCGCCGCGCCGCGGCTCGGGAGATCGCCGAGGAGCGGCGGCTCGCGGAGCAGCGGCGGATCGCCGACCGGCCGCGCTCGGGGCCGTTCATCCCGCGCCCCCGCCCCGAGTTCGCCCGCACGGGCCCGGCGACGGGCAGGCCCCCGGGGAACGCCTCGGGTAGCGCCTCGGGCACCGCCCACACCATCCCCGACCTGTCCCGCGGCGGCCCCGACTACCTGGGCCTGGACGGCGGCGCGGGCACTCTGGCGGGCGCCGTGGCCGATGCCGTACGCGCCGCCGGCGGGGCGATCCTGCGCAACACCCCGGCCCTCGCGCTGACCCGTACCGCGTACGGCTGGGAGGTGCGGACCGCGGCCCGCACCCTGCTGTGCGACGGCATCGTGCTGGCGACGCCGGCGTGGTCGGCGGCCACCCTGCTCGCCGCCGAGGCGCCGCTGGCGGCGGCCGAACTGTCCGAGGTCGCGTACGCGTCGATGGCGCTGGTCACGATGGCGTTCCGGCGCTCGGACCTGGCGGGGCTGACCGCGTTCGACGGCCGGTGCGGCTTCCTCGTACCGCCGGGGGACGGGCACACCATCAAGGCGTCCACGTTCCTGACGCGCAAGTGGGACTGGCTGTCGGAGCGGGCCAAGGACCTCTTCGTCCTGCGCACCTCGATCGGCCGGTACGGCCAGGAGGAGGTCCTGTACTTGGACGACGCCGACCTGGTGGCCGCCGCGCTGCGCGACCTGGGCGAGGCCACCGGGCTGGCCGCGCGGCCGGTGGCGACGGACGTGACGCGCTGGATCGGCGGCCTGCCGCACTACGCGGTCGGGCACCCGGCCCGCGTGACGCGGGTCCGCAACGGCCTGTCCCGGCTGCCGGGCCTGCGACTGTGCGGCGCCGCGTACGACGGGGTGGGCGTCGCCGACTGCGTGGCGAGCGGCCAGCGCGCGGCGGACGAACTCATCGCCACGACAGCAGCCTGA